The sequence below is a genomic window from Campylobacter ornithocola.
AGCACACATAATCTTAGCTATTTTATGCCTGTTTCTTATAATTTTAGCAAAAGAACTTATAAAAACACAGAAACTAAATTTCAAGTTAGTCTTAAAAAAACTCTTTTTGAAAATATTTTAGGTTTGAATGAAAGTTACAATATAGGATATACTCAGGTTTCTTGGTGGCAACTATATAAGCATTCTTCTCCATTTAGAGAAACTAATTACCAACCAGAATTTTTTATTAATTTTCCAATAAGTGGACATGGAATTTTTGAAAATTTAAAAAATATGCGTGTTGGCTTATTGCATGAGTCAAATGGGCAAGATGATCCAAAATCAAGATCATGGAATAGAATTTATCTTAGCAATGCGTGGTTTTTTGGAGATTTTGTGTTTATACCTAGAATTTGGCTAAGAATTCCTGAAAAAAGTTCAGAAGATGACAATCCTGACATAGAAAAATATCTAGGAAATTTTGATATCAATCTTGCTTATACTCAAGATAAATATTTTATCAATATATTATGGCGTAATAATTTAAATTTTTCGTCTAATCGTGGTGCAGTGGAAATAAGTGGAGCTTATAAAATTTCCAACAATGGCTTATATATTTACACTCAATATTTTAATGGATATGGCGAGAGTCTTATCGAGTATAATAAATCTTCAAGTAGACTCTCAAGTGGAATTTTACTAATGTATTAAAAATGGAAAAATTTTGCTTTATTAAGTTTATCATTAACGATGAAAAATCTTTTAAAAGATTATGTGAGTTGTTTAATTATATTAAAATTTTAAAAGATGAAAATTTACAAATAGAAGATTTATACACAGATGAAAGTATATATAATTTTTATAGCAAAAAAGAATTAGAATATTTCTCAAGCAAAGATTGCTGGGA
It includes:
- a CDS encoding phospholipase A; translation: MKKTILIFSALSVLANEDLIQQALEYEKQGEYKKAMQIYKNMVLKDTIKEKKSLEHSLNAENNTTKEYNMDDFNPRKEALANYLGAEKSYNPFGISTHNLSYFMPVSYNFSKRTYKNTETKFQVSLKKTLFENILGLNESYNIGYTQVSWWQLYKHSSPFRETNYQPEFFINFPISGHGIFENLKNMRVGLLHESNGQDDPKSRSWNRIYLSNAWFFGDFVFIPRIWLRIPEKSSEDDNPDIEKYLGNFDINLAYTQDKYFINILWRNNLNFSSNRGAVEISGAYKISNNGLYIYTQYFNGYGESLIEYNKSSSRLSSGILLMY